From one Pirellulales bacterium genomic stretch:
- a CDS encoding DUF3488 and transglutaminase-like domain-containing protein — MKVERTLQIGMAALAALGTLMLGMGERNSTLPVLAVIVSASSVYLTDVRGWLNLRGRLGDLLGLAALLYTAWELFHAAAEAQLLAVANLMVYLQFILQYQQKSVRTYWLLALISLMQAAVSTALNLELRYGVLLVAYAFVGMTTIALLVVHRERLRFESGRLAPLAAAQARIVPPRRWPLADLQPVFGSRLVGDATAETIDWRFFWHLSRMGLLSLLAGAALFLCIPRQGRTEWRPQAGFEQHETGFTERVELGSLGEIIESPASVMRVRFTHYPSQEVYQIHDELLLRGVLLNYYQDGSWQLEQTTDSERWNNPSLGRELVQQEITLEPSETEVAFSVYPIAEIIDRDLIEFDRSNRRLIRTDKQELGSRVTYRVITAGLLGGYQLKCVPEPQYQNRFELLQMPTRNGEDPLPGLRRIAGEVLAESGLTGEQSRYRKSKALERYFRASTEFTYSLAPKRANPQLDPIEDFLVNTHQGHCEYYASALVLMLRSAGIPARMVVGYKGGDWNDLGGYLLVRRLHAHAWVEAYVPTGEIPKDVQAGQVLGSGSWILLDPTPGAGTGELTGYAKAYWPLLQQMSDYAQFLWSHYVMGMDADRQQEAIYLPLMNAWSWAIKAVQDRGTWEAIYVACVGFPRALREEIANGHYFNWRLILLLFVAPILLIVGAWLGRKALRRAQHWWRRAALAVRRDDRVAVDFYRRLEQLLARYRWERSPAETQREFALQVGRQLDAAGLASDIARVPRQVAETFYRVRFGQRSLDRIEVEAVENALAELDRALAAAPPLVR; from the coding sequence GTGAAAGTCGAACGGACACTTCAGATCGGCATGGCGGCGCTGGCGGCGCTGGGTACGCTGATGCTGGGTATGGGCGAGCGCAATTCCACGCTGCCCGTGCTGGCCGTGATCGTCTCGGCGAGCAGCGTCTACCTCACGGACGTCCGCGGCTGGCTGAATCTGCGTGGCAGGTTGGGCGACCTGCTGGGACTCGCGGCGCTGCTGTATACGGCCTGGGAACTGTTCCACGCGGCGGCCGAGGCACAACTACTGGCCGTCGCGAACTTGATGGTCTATTTGCAGTTCATCCTGCAGTACCAGCAGAAATCCGTGCGCACTTATTGGCTCTTGGCCCTGATCAGCTTGATGCAGGCCGCGGTATCGACCGCGTTGAACCTGGAGCTGCGCTACGGCGTGTTGCTAGTGGCCTATGCCTTCGTCGGCATGACCACGATTGCCTTGTTGGTGGTCCACCGCGAACGGCTGCGTTTCGAGAGCGGACGGCTCGCGCCGCTGGCCGCCGCGCAGGCGCGCATCGTTCCCCCTCGACGCTGGCCCCTGGCCGATTTGCAGCCTGTGTTCGGATCGCGGCTCGTTGGCGATGCGACCGCCGAGACCATCGACTGGCGTTTCTTCTGGCATCTGTCGCGGATGGGACTCCTGTCGCTCCTGGCGGGCGCGGCGTTGTTCTTGTGCATCCCGCGCCAGGGACGCACGGAATGGCGGCCCCAGGCCGGATTTGAGCAGCACGAAACGGGCTTTACCGAACGCGTAGAACTCGGTTCGCTCGGCGAGATCATCGAGAGCCCTGCCAGCGTGATGCGGGTGCGCTTCACCCACTACCCTTCGCAAGAAGTCTACCAAATTCACGACGAGCTGCTGCTACGCGGCGTGCTGCTCAATTACTACCAAGACGGCTCGTGGCAGTTGGAACAGACCACCGATAGCGAGCGCTGGAACAATCCGTCGCTGGGCCGCGAGCTGGTGCAACAAGAAATCACGCTCGAACCGTCCGAGACGGAGGTTGCGTTCAGCGTTTATCCGATCGCTGAGATCATCGACCGGGACCTGATCGAATTCGACCGCTCCAACCGGCGGTTGATTCGTACCGACAAACAGGAGCTCGGCTCGCGTGTCACGTATCGCGTGATTACCGCGGGATTGCTCGGCGGCTATCAACTGAAGTGCGTCCCGGAGCCGCAGTACCAGAACCGCTTTGAGCTGCTGCAGATGCCGACGCGCAATGGCGAAGACCCCTTGCCCGGCCTGCGCCGCATTGCCGGTGAAGTGCTGGCGGAGAGCGGTCTCACCGGCGAACAGAGCCGCTACCGCAAGTCCAAGGCCTTGGAACGCTACTTCCGGGCCTCGACCGAGTTCACCTACTCGCTCGCGCCCAAGCGCGCAAATCCGCAGCTCGATCCGATCGAGGATTTTCTGGTCAACACGCATCAGGGCCATTGCGAGTATTACGCCAGTGCCTTGGTGCTGATGTTGCGCAGCGCAGGCATACCGGCCCGAATGGTCGTGGGATACAAGGGCGGCGATTGGAACGATTTGGGCGGCTATTTGCTCGTTCGGCGGCTACATGCCCATGCTTGGGTCGAGGCCTACGTGCCCACGGGCGAGATCCCCAAGGACGTCCAGGCCGGCCAGGTGTTGGGCTCAGGTTCTTGGATCTTGCTCGACCCGACGCCCGGTGCCGGCACCGGGGAACTGACCGGCTACGCCAAGGCGTACTGGCCGCTGCTGCAGCAGATGAGCGACTACGCGCAATTCCTGTGGTCGCATTACGTCATGGGGATGGACGCTGACCGCCAGCAGGAGGCGATCTACCTGCCGCTGATGAATGCCTGGTCCTGGGCGATCAAAGCGGTCCAGGACCGAGGCACCTGGGAAGCGATCTATGTGGCCTGCGTGGGCTTCCCTCGAGCGCTGCGCGAAGAAATCGCCAACGGGCACTATTTCAACTGGCGGTTGATTCTCCTACTCTTCGTCGCGCCGATCTTGTTGATCGTCGGCGCGTGGCTGGGACGCAAGGCGCTGCGCCGCGCGCAGCATTGGTGGCGGCGCGCGGCATTGGCCGTACGGCGCGACGATCGTGTCGCCGTCGACTTCTACCGGCGGCTGGAACAATTGCTCGCGCGGTACCGCTGGGAACGCTCGCCGGCGGAAACTCAACGCGAATTCGCGCTGCAGGTCGGCCGTCAACTCGATGCCGCAGGCCTGGCCAGCGACATCGCGCGGGTGCCACGGCAGGTGGCCGAGACGTTCTACCGCGTGCGATTCGGCCAACGGTCGCTAGACAGGATCGAAGTCGAAGCGGTAGAAAACGCCCTGGCCGAATTGGACCGCGCATTGGCGGCGGCCCCGCCCTTGGTGCGTTGA
- a CDS encoding STN domain-containing protein, translating to MSCARQLCCLLGLLVLCLVLTHGAIVSAQDSVHATIAINSPEESAAYARIQAALASPAELNFVETPLSDVFAYLSDRHGIPVKTDQPALDDQGVSDEVAVTMSVEGVSLRSALRLILAPLNLTFVIEDEVLLVTTEDKAQEYRLVRVYPISDLLTENEDGQTDETCLVDAITSTISPTAWDVAGGPSSIMFFHGALIVAAQGDVHEKIEQLLSALRKVPH from the coding sequence ATGTCTTGCGCGCGTCAACTTTGTTGCTTGCTTGGTCTGTTGGTTTTGTGCCTCGTTCTCACCCACGGTGCGATCGTCTCGGCCCAGGACTCCGTCCACGCAACGATTGCCATCAACAGCCCCGAGGAATCGGCCGCCTATGCGCGCATCCAAGCGGCCCTCGCTTCGCCGGCCGAGCTCAATTTTGTTGAAACGCCCTTGTCCGACGTGTTCGCTTACCTGAGCGATCGGCACGGCATTCCGGTGAAGACCGATCAACCTGCGCTGGACGATCAGGGCGTGAGTGACGAGGTTGCCGTCACGATGTCGGTCGAGGGCGTTTCGTTGCGCTCCGCGCTGCGGCTGATCCTTGCGCCGCTGAACCTGACCTTTGTGATCGAAGATGAAGTGTTGCTCGTGACCACCGAGGACAAAGCGCAGGAGTACCGCTTGGTCCGTGTCTATCCGATTTCCGACTTGCTGACGGAAAATGAAGACGGCCAGACCGACGAAACGTGCCTGGTCGACGCGATTACCTCGACGATTTCCCCGACGGCCTGGGACGTGGCGGGCGGTCCCAGTTCGATCATGTTTTTCCACGGCGCGCTGATCGTCGCCGCACAAGGCGACGTGCACGAAAAGATCGAGCAATTGCTCTCGGCCCTGCGCAAAGTGCCCCACTAG
- a CDS encoding methyltransferase domain-containing protein yields MASPLPPWRLPAGVNRGLWDYIQAEHIATDYDEYFAYNSLFQFDEAVLARHFKQPGLLVDLGCGTGRLLVAFARRGFRGLGVDLSPHMLEVVRHKALAECLPIDCLLANLVELDCIAEQSADYCICMFSTLGMIEGRRQRHRALTHVRRLLKPGGLFAIHVHNRWYNLYDPQGRRWVAQNLVQSHLLRSTEPGDKVYDYRGIRQMKLHVWTRGELASDLRRAGFRPREFLSLDTTRHQPLPAPWWLGRLRANGWIVVCE; encoded by the coding sequence ATGGCTTCTCCGCTCCCTCCTTGGCGCTTGCCGGCCGGTGTAAACCGTGGCCTTTGGGATTACATCCAGGCCGAGCACATCGCCACCGATTACGACGAGTATTTCGCCTACAACAGCTTGTTTCAGTTCGACGAGGCCGTCCTGGCTCGGCACTTCAAGCAGCCGGGCTTGCTGGTCGACCTGGGCTGCGGCACCGGACGGTTGCTCGTGGCCTTTGCCCGCCGCGGATTTCGCGGCCTGGGCGTCGATCTCTCGCCCCACATGCTCGAGGTCGTCAGGCACAAGGCCCTGGCCGAATGCCTGCCGATCGATTGCCTGCTGGCCAATCTGGTCGAGCTCGATTGCATCGCCGAGCAATCGGCCGATTACTGCATCTGTATGTTCAGCACGCTGGGCATGATCGAGGGCCGCAGGCAGCGTCACCGGGCCCTCACCCACGTGCGCCGGCTCCTCAAGCCCGGCGGCTTGTTCGCCATCCACGTACACAATCGTTGGTACAACTTGTACGATCCCCAAGGCCGCCGCTGGGTGGCGCAGAACCTCGTCCAGTCACATCTGCTGCGCTCCACCGAGCCGGGCGACAAGGTCTACGACTATCGCGGCATCCGCCAGATGAAACTGCATGTCTGGACGCGCGGCGAGCTGGCCAGCGACCTGCGGAGAGCCGGATTTCGCCCCCGGGAGTTCCTGTCGCTCGATACCACGCGGCATCAACCCCTGCCGGCGCCGTGGTGGTTGGGCCGGCTGCGCGCCAACGGCTGGATCGTCGTTTGTGAATAG
- a CDS encoding DUF933 domain-containing protein, which produces MKIGLVGYQGAGKSTLFQWLTGVAPDLALAHVGQSAMAAVPDDRVEPLCAIYSPKKITLASLELVDTPGLARSHEGNAQRLAVLREAGCLVLVVAGFAASDPLADLQTFEEDLLLADLEIVSGRVARLRESTRKPRPNREQEQAELAALEPLLAEMEAGTALRDVKLTEEQLRATRSFRLLTEKPKLIVVNAADDDMDLERWQARVGGSTPVFAARLGLEVELARMSPEDRAEFEGEMGLTGSRRDDLLRMILDTSGHFLYFTAGEKEVRTWMLHKGGTALEAAANIHTDLARGFIRAEVMTCADLIRLGSEREIKAHHLIRQEPKDYVVQDGDILHVRFSV; this is translated from the coding sequence ATGAAAATTGGCCTGGTCGGTTATCAAGGCGCGGGCAAGTCGACCTTGTTTCAATGGCTGACTGGGGTGGCGCCCGACCTGGCCCTGGCCCATGTCGGGCAAAGTGCGATGGCCGCCGTGCCGGACGACCGCGTCGAACCGTTGTGCGCCATCTACAGTCCCAAGAAGATCACGCTCGCTTCGCTCGAATTGGTCGACACGCCGGGCCTGGCCCGTTCGCACGAAGGCAACGCACAACGGCTGGCCGTGCTCCGCGAGGCGGGCTGCCTGGTGCTCGTGGTGGCCGGATTTGCCGCGTCCGATCCACTGGCAGACCTGCAAACCTTCGAGGAAGACCTGCTGCTGGCCGACTTGGAGATTGTCTCGGGCAGGGTCGCGCGGCTGCGCGAATCGACGCGCAAGCCACGGCCCAACCGCGAACAGGAGCAGGCCGAGCTGGCGGCGCTCGAACCGCTGTTGGCCGAGATGGAAGCCGGCACGGCGCTGCGCGATGTGAAGCTCACCGAGGAACAGCTCCGGGCGACGCGGTCGTTTCGCCTGCTCACCGAAAAGCCCAAGTTGATCGTCGTCAACGCGGCCGACGACGACATGGATCTCGAGCGCTGGCAGGCGCGGGTCGGCGGCAGCACGCCGGTCTTCGCCGCGCGGCTAGGGCTCGAAGTGGAGCTCGCGCGGATGTCGCCCGAGGATCGGGCCGAGTTCGAGGGCGAGATGGGGCTGACCGGCTCGCGCCGCGACGATCTGTTGCGAATGATCCTCGATACGTCGGGGCACTTCCTCTACTTCACCGCCGGCGAAAAGGAAGTCCGCACGTGGATGCTGCACAAAGGCGGCACGGCGCTCGAAGCTGCCGCCAATATCCACACCGATCTGGCCCGGGGATTTATCCGTGCCGAGGTGATGACGTGTGCCGACCTGATCCGGCTGGGCAGCGAGCGCGAGATCAAGGCTCACCACCTGATCCGGCAGGAGCCCAAGGACTACGTCGTGCAGGACGGCGATATCCTGCATGTGCGGTTCAGCGTCTGA
- a CDS encoding DUF4404 family protein codes for MSTEPSDKIRRTLAELHAELAHVDQLDVDVKELLARAAAEIEGKLQAGAASATAPAGTEASGQASLEERLADAARHFEVSHPTLAGMIETLSNALSQLGI; via the coding sequence ATGAGCACCGAACCGAGCGACAAGATCCGCCGGACCCTGGCCGAGCTGCATGCCGAGCTGGCCCACGTCGACCAGCTCGACGTCGACGTGAAAGAACTGCTGGCCCGTGCGGCGGCCGAGATTGAAGGCAAGCTGCAAGCGGGAGCAGCGTCGGCGACCGCCCCGGCCGGCACCGAGGCGTCCGGGCAGGCCTCGCTCGAAGAACGCCTGGCCGACGCAGCCCGGCATTTCGAGGTCAGTCACCCGACTTTGGCCGGCATGATCGAAACGCTCTCCAACGCCCTCAGTCAGTTGGGAATTTGA
- the gap gene encoding type I glyceraldehyde-3-phosphate dehydrogenase, with protein sequence MAIRVAINGFGRIGRLVFRGLMARGSEFEVVAINDLTDNAMLATLLKYDSIHRRFDGTVAHDDQYLTVNGRKIRALAERDPAKLPWKELNVDVAVESTGIFTGRAEGGKAGYDSHLTAGAKKVILSAPAKDGADLTCVLGVNDNKLTKELHCISNASCTTNCLAPVAKVLHESFGIDKGLMTTVHAYTNDQNVQDLPHKDPYRARAAALNIIPTTTGAAKAVGLVIPELKGKLTGISMRVPVPTGSVVDLTCTMAKPVTKDEVNAKMKAAAEGPLKGILKYTEDPIVSSDIIGDPHSSIFAADWTQVLDGNLLKVVSWYDNEWGYSCRTVDLISRVGKLL encoded by the coding sequence GTGGCAATTCGCGTTGCAATCAACGGGTTCGGCCGCATCGGCCGACTGGTGTTTCGAGGTCTGATGGCCCGGGGCTCGGAGTTTGAAGTCGTCGCGATCAACGATCTGACCGACAACGCGATGTTGGCCACGCTGCTGAAATACGACAGCATCCACCGTCGTTTCGACGGCACGGTCGCGCACGATGATCAATATCTCACGGTCAACGGCCGCAAGATCCGCGCCCTGGCCGAACGCGACCCGGCCAAGCTGCCCTGGAAAGAGCTGAACGTCGACGTCGCTGTCGAGAGCACCGGCATCTTCACCGGCCGCGCCGAAGGCGGCAAAGCCGGCTACGACTCGCACCTCACGGCCGGCGCCAAGAAGGTCATCCTCAGCGCCCCGGCCAAGGACGGCGCCGATCTGACCTGCGTGCTCGGCGTCAACGACAACAAGCTTACCAAAGAGTTGCATTGCATCTCGAACGCCAGTTGCACGACCAACTGCCTGGCCCCGGTGGCCAAGGTGCTGCACGAATCATTCGGCATCGACAAGGGGTTGATGACCACCGTGCACGCCTACACGAACGACCAGAACGTGCAGGACCTGCCGCATAAAGACCCCTATCGGGCCCGCGCCGCGGCGCTAAATATCATTCCCACCACGACCGGCGCGGCCAAGGCCGTCGGACTGGTGATCCCCGAACTCAAGGGCAAGCTCACGGGCATCTCGATGCGCGTGCCTGTGCCCACCGGCAGCGTGGTCGATCTGACCTGCACGATGGCCAAGCCGGTGACCAAGGACGAGGTCAACGCAAAGATGAAGGCGGCGGCCGAGGGGCCGCTCAAGGGGATCCTCAAGTACACCGAGGACCCGATCGTTTCGAGCGACATCATCGGCGACCCGCACAGCTCGATCTTCGCCGCCGACTGGACGCAGGTGCTCGACGGCAACCTGCTGAAGGTCGTGAGCTGGTACGACAACGAGTGGGGCTATAGCTGCCGCACCGTCGACCTGATCAGCCGCGTCGGCAAACTGCTCTAG
- a CDS encoding MBL fold metallo-hydrolase, translating to MNTFSELPPVERFESNTGARIYRIPCEAFPQFIAYIYVVLEAGVPTLVDTGSGYGFSNDHLRAGIARLKPEFGEALALTDIRRVIITHGHIDHFGGLSSLVREIEPEVAIHELDRRVLTAYEERVIVATKALRVFLQWAGVGDEFQRDLMQMYGFSKKHTSSVDVDVTLKDGQVIDGMHFLHTPGHCPGQVCIQIGDVLLSADHILAETTPHQAPESITAYTGLGHYLDALAKVRERGGFDLALGGHESPIRDVYKRIDQIRASHERKLERMLSIIREAPAPVTVSDISKAMYPNVHGFNILLALEEVGAHIEYLYQRGYLAVVNLDEVEQEENPALRYEAL from the coding sequence ATGAACACGTTCAGCGAACTGCCTCCCGTGGAGCGGTTCGAGTCGAATACCGGCGCGCGGATCTACCGCATTCCGTGCGAGGCCTTTCCGCAGTTCATTGCCTATATCTACGTGGTGCTCGAAGCCGGCGTGCCGACCCTGGTCGACACGGGCAGCGGCTACGGCTTCAGCAACGATCACCTGCGGGCCGGCATCGCACGGCTCAAGCCGGAGTTCGGCGAGGCGCTGGCGCTGACCGACATTCGCCGGGTGATCATCACCCACGGTCACATCGACCACTTCGGCGGCCTGTCGAGCCTGGTGCGCGAGATCGAGCCGGAAGTGGCCATTCATGAGCTCGACCGCCGCGTGCTCACGGCCTACGAAGAACGCGTCATCGTCGCCACCAAGGCCTTGCGGGTGTTTCTGCAATGGGCCGGCGTAGGCGACGAGTTTCAGCGCGACCTGATGCAGATGTACGGCTTCTCGAAGAAGCACACCAGTTCGGTTGACGTCGACGTCACGCTCAAGGACGGGCAGGTGATCGACGGGATGCACTTCTTGCACACGCCAGGGCATTGTCCCGGCCAGGTGTGCATCCAGATCGGCGACGTGCTGCTCAGTGCCGATCACATCCTGGCCGAAACCACGCCGCACCAGGCACCGGAGAGTATCACGGCCTACACCGGACTGGGCCATTACCTCGATGCACTGGCCAAGGTCCGCGAGCGCGGCGGCTTCGACCTGGCGCTTGGTGGCCACGAATCGCCCATCCGCGACGTCTACAAGCGGATCGATCAAATTCGCGCGAGCCACGAACGCAAACTCGAACGGATGCTGTCCATCATCCGCGAGGCGCCGGCGCCGGTCACGGTCTCCGATATCTCAAAGGCCATGTACCCGAACGTGCACGGCTTCAATATTCTGCTGGCTCTCGAAGAAGTCGGTGCGCACATCGAGTATCTCTACCAGCGCGGCTATCTGGCCGTCGTCAATCTTGACGAAGTCGAGCAGGAAGAGAACCCGGCCCTGCGCTACGAGGCGCTGTAG